From Leptolyngbyaceae cyanobacterium:
AAAAGACTTCCGGTAGCATGGCGGGGATACTTCCTAATCGAAAATCTTTGATATTGCGAGTAACGATATAATCTACTCCTACACCCGCCGCCGCCGCATAAGTGACCGCATCTTCAAAATCCTTAAAGCCACTGGAAAAAGCAGATCGAATTACTGCATCTGTTACGCCAGCAGTTACCATTTTAGACATCAAATTCATCAGCACTTCCTGACTTTTCTCGTTTCCCAAATGTCTTCTCAATAAATAGAAGATATTCGTAATACTATGGGCGGCAATATATCCTTCTACTTTACCTTGTCCAACCGCATCAAGTGCTAAAGCCGAAGCTGCGAAGAAAGGCTGTCTTTCTAATAAAACAT
This genomic window contains:
- a CDS encoding PIN domain-containing protein, producing the protein MKRVLFDSDVVLDVLLERQPFFAASALALDAVGQGKVEGYIAAHSITNIFYLLRRHLGNEKSQEVLMNLMSKMVTAGVTDAVIRSAFSSGFKDFEDAVTYAAAAGVGVDYIVTRNIKDFRLGSIPAMLPEVF